The following are from one region of the Bradyrhizobium septentrionale genome:
- a CDS encoding efflux RND transporter periplasmic adaptor subunit, producing the protein MITSACLAIAAAIGAGAYLVHLRDGRTDHVPAAAQAKAATPAVPVTAAKVLQHDVPIVLEGLGTVTPINTATIRTQVQGTLDSVDFVEGKQVKRGDVLAKIDPRVYEAQVDQAEAALARDEASLKNARTNLSRTQPLANRGFATQQLLDTQNSLVSQGEGTVALDKAALEAAQTQLSFTTITAPFDGVTGIRRIDPGNIVQPSDLNGLVVLTQLQPIAVIFTLPSADIPRVQQALASGMVSVDVYDAKDQQKLDHGSLMLIDNQVDSSTGTVRLKASFPNAGRMLWPGNFVNVHLTVAVSHNALTVPLTAVLQGPSGAFAYVVGPNNVVSVRNVTTGQSREGQVLIEQGLAAGETVVTAGQYRLSPGATAEIVPDDKKDLVQNATTASAGMLP; encoded by the coding sequence ATGATCACCAGCGCTTGTCTGGCGATCGCCGCCGCAATCGGCGCCGGCGCGTATCTCGTGCACCTGCGCGACGGCCGCACAGATCACGTGCCCGCGGCGGCCCAGGCCAAGGCGGCCACACCAGCCGTTCCGGTGACGGCGGCCAAGGTCCTGCAGCACGACGTGCCGATCGTGCTCGAAGGGCTCGGCACGGTGACGCCGATCAACACCGCGACGATCCGCACCCAGGTGCAGGGCACGCTCGACAGCGTCGACTTTGTCGAGGGCAAGCAGGTGAAGCGCGGCGACGTGCTCGCCAAGATCGACCCGCGGGTCTATGAGGCCCAGGTCGATCAGGCCGAGGCCGCGCTGGCCCGCGACGAGGCCAGCCTGAAGAACGCCAGGACCAACCTTTCGCGAACCCAGCCGCTCGCCAACCGCGGCTTTGCCACCCAGCAGCTGCTCGATACCCAGAATTCGCTGGTCTCGCAGGGCGAGGGCACGGTCGCGCTCGACAAGGCGGCGCTGGAGGCCGCGCAGACACAGCTGAGCTTCACCACCATCACCGCGCCGTTCGACGGCGTCACCGGCATCCGCCGCATCGATCCCGGCAACATCGTGCAGCCGTCCGACCTCAACGGGCTCGTGGTCCTGACCCAGCTGCAGCCGATCGCGGTGATCTTCACGCTGCCGTCCGCCGACATCCCGCGGGTGCAGCAGGCGCTCGCATCCGGGATGGTGTCAGTCGATGTCTATGATGCCAAGGACCAGCAGAAGCTCGACCACGGCAGCCTGATGCTGATTGACAACCAGGTCGACAGTTCGACCGGCACGGTGCGGCTGAAGGCGTCCTTCCCCAACGCCGGCCGCATGCTGTGGCCCGGCAACTTCGTCAACGTCCATCTGACCGTTGCTGTCAGCCACAACGCGCTCACTGTGCCGCTGACGGCGGTGCTGCAGGGTCCAAGCGGGGCCTTCGCCTATGTGGTCGGCCCCAACAACGTCGTCAGCGTGCGCAATGTCACAACCGGTCAATCGCGTGAGGGACAGGTCCTGATCGAGCAGGGCCTCGCGGCAGGCGAGACCGTCGTCACCGCCGGCCAGTACCGGCTCAGTCCGGGGGCGACCGCCGAGATCGTGCCCGACGACAAGAAGGACCTGGTCCAGAACGCGACCACCGCAAGCGCAGGCATGCTGCCATGA
- a CDS encoding dihydrofolate reductase family protein, with protein MRPHIICHMGTSIDGRLHPSRFTKPAAGIPADVLRSHYERIHDEFDADGWIIGRVTMNEMAKGSQRHIANAPKLSREPHLGHRDGRKLAIGIDPSGRVHFGKDNVGGDHAVAVLGEQVSDAHLAELREDGASYLFAGAQGDDLASAMAQLAALFGARTLLLEGGGGINGAFLKHRLIDEFSTLIHPAVDGVAGSQGIVDYHGPEGDRPGAGQSLRLTHCETLEGGMVWLRHAVERAPG; from the coding sequence ATGCGACCCCACATCATCTGCCACATGGGCACGTCGATCGACGGCCGGCTCCATCCCAGCCGCTTCACCAAACCCGCCGCCGGCATCCCCGCCGACGTGCTGCGCTCTCATTACGAACGGATCCATGACGAATTCGACGCCGACGGATGGATCATCGGTCGCGTCACCATGAACGAGATGGCGAAGGGATCGCAGCGGCACATCGCCAACGCACCGAAACTGTCGCGCGAGCCGCATCTCGGCCATCGCGATGGCCGCAAGCTCGCGATCGGCATCGATCCGTCGGGCCGCGTGCATTTCGGCAAGGACAATGTCGGCGGCGATCACGCCGTCGCGGTGCTCGGCGAACAGGTTTCCGATGCCCATCTCGCCGAACTGCGCGAGGACGGCGCGTCCTACCTCTTTGCCGGCGCGCAGGGCGATGATCTGGCGAGCGCGATGGCGCAGCTTGCCGCCCTGTTCGGCGCCAGGACGCTGCTGCTCGAAGGCGGCGGCGGGATCAACGGCGCCTTCCTCAAGCACAGGCTGATCGACGAGTTCAGCACGCTGATCCATCCGGCGGTCGACGGCGTCGCCGGATCGCAAGGCATCGTCGACTATCATGGCCCGGAAGGCGACCGGCCCGGCGCCGGGCAGTCGCTGCGGCTCACCCATTGCGAGACGCTGGAGGGCGGCATGGTGTGGCTGCGGCATGCCGTCGAGCGCGCGCCGGGTTGA
- a CDS encoding PepSY domain-containing protein yields the protein MQKRKLSHLILALAIAGAAVPAHAMTQDELVTKLQAAGYADISDVKSTAEGMTAKAMKNGKPVRLVIDSSGQVKEQN from the coding sequence ATGCAGAAGCGAAAACTCTCTCACCTGATCCTTGCGCTCGCGATCGCGGGCGCCGCCGTGCCCGCCCATGCCATGACCCAGGACGAGCTCGTCACAAAACTTCAGGCCGCCGGCTACGCCGACATCAGCGACGTCAAATCGACGGCCGAAGGCATGACGGCCAAGGCGATGAAGAACGGCAAGCCCGTGAGGCTCGTGATCGACAGCAGCGGTCAGGTCAAGGAACAGAACTGA
- a CDS encoding HlyD family secretion protein, with product MFEDTVLERDQEGHPGIEGAPSGPAPHEADAKSDRPEITAKAPSPEGPAGKQPAPQETVPPEVTGKAPRRSFLRRRPVVSAIGAVLLAAAIGGGTLYMDYAGHFESTDDAFIAARQSALAPKVSGYITAVPVTDNQHVTAGDVIARLDDRDYRVALAQAEAQVAAARASIENVDAQLDVQQAQIAANQAQVDQAQAALVFAQQQATRFQHLEQTGYGTVQNSEQYTSQLHQQQAALLSAQATLNLAQRQVESLKAQRKSAVANLAQAEAQRDQAQLNLSYTTVTAAQPGRVVNLSAAVGQFAQAGTNLTMFVPDQTWVTANFKEIQLNKMRPGEKVTLKIDAYPGRTIKGHVESVQPGSGTAFSLLPAQNATGNYVKIVQRVPVKIVMDNPPTDVALGPGMSVVPTVRIDATPSLLERLEKLNLGRL from the coding sequence ATGTTCGAAGACACTGTTTTGGAGCGCGACCAGGAGGGGCATCCGGGCATCGAGGGCGCGCCCTCAGGTCCGGCCCCGCACGAAGCCGATGCCAAATCCGACCGGCCGGAGATCACCGCGAAGGCTCCCTCGCCGGAAGGTCCGGCCGGCAAGCAGCCCGCGCCGCAGGAAACAGTCCCACCGGAGGTTACCGGCAAGGCGCCGCGGCGCAGTTTCCTGCGCCGCCGTCCGGTCGTCTCCGCGATCGGCGCCGTGCTGCTCGCTGCTGCGATCGGCGGCGGCACCCTCTACATGGATTACGCCGGACATTTCGAATCCACCGACGACGCCTTCATCGCAGCACGGCAATCCGCGCTCGCCCCAAAAGTCTCCGGCTACATCACGGCCGTTCCGGTCACCGACAACCAGCATGTCACAGCAGGCGACGTGATCGCCCGCCTCGACGACCGCGACTATCGCGTCGCGCTGGCGCAGGCCGAGGCGCAGGTCGCGGCCGCGCGGGCCAGCATCGAGAATGTCGACGCACAGCTCGATGTGCAGCAGGCGCAGATCGCCGCCAACCAGGCCCAAGTGGACCAGGCGCAGGCGGCGCTGGTGTTCGCCCAGCAGCAGGCGACGCGCTTCCAGCATCTGGAGCAGACCGGCTACGGCACGGTGCAGAATTCCGAGCAGTACACCTCGCAGTTGCATCAGCAGCAGGCCGCGCTGCTGAGCGCGCAGGCGACCCTCAACCTCGCGCAGCGGCAGGTCGAATCGCTGAAAGCGCAGCGCAAGAGCGCGGTTGCCAATCTCGCCCAGGCCGAGGCGCAGCGCGACCAGGCACAGCTCAATCTATCCTACACGACGGTAACCGCCGCGCAGCCGGGCCGCGTCGTCAACCTCTCGGCTGCCGTCGGCCAGTTCGCGCAGGCAGGCACCAACCTGACCATGTTCGTGCCCGACCAGACCTGGGTCACCGCGAACTTCAAGGAGATCCAGCTCAACAAGATGCGGCCTGGCGAGAAGGTGACGCTGAAGATCGACGCCTATCCCGGACGCACGATCAAGGGCCATGTCGAGAGCGTGCAGCCCGGCTCCGGGACCGCGTTCTCGCTGCTGCCAGCGCAGAACGCCACCGGCAATTACGTCAAGATCGTGCAGCGCGTGCCGGTGAAGATCGTGATGGACAATCCGCCGACCGATGTCGCGCTCGGCCCGGGCATGTCGGTGGTGCCGACGGTGCGGATCGATGCGACGCCGTCGCTGCTCGAGCGTCTTGAGAAGCTCAATCTCGGGAGGCTGTGA
- a CDS encoding LysR family transcriptional regulator — protein MRLRNLDLNLLLVFDAVMRERSAVRAASALALSQPAVSHALNRLRHALKDRLFVRTPSGMLPTPRAEALALPIRKALNELQLAVEGDQFDPAQANRRFTIAVNNYAAVVAVGLILAAARAQAPKVRLTLLPSGTLNLADRLDRGELDLAISSRALESERFASQRLIEDRFVAVLRAGHPALRKKLTAELLAGLPHLAITSSGENLDFVDAWLQARNAERTIAADVPYLSAGAVLVQSNMVAILGRKLALEFRRAYPIEMRELPFDAAKLQSVMSWHRRFDDMPAHRWLRDTIVAATAGI, from the coding sequence ATGCGGCTGCGCAATCTCGACCTCAATTTGCTCCTGGTGTTCGACGCAGTGATGCGCGAGCGCAGCGCTGTGCGCGCGGCCAGCGCGCTTGCCCTCAGCCAGCCGGCGGTCAGCCACGCACTGAACCGGCTGCGTCACGCGCTCAAGGACAGGCTGTTCGTCCGCACGCCATCCGGCATGCTGCCGACGCCGCGCGCGGAGGCGCTGGCGCTGCCGATCCGCAAGGCGCTCAACGAGTTGCAGCTCGCGGTCGAGGGCGATCAGTTCGATCCGGCGCAGGCGAACCGGCGCTTCACCATCGCGGTGAACAATTATGCCGCGGTGGTCGCGGTCGGGCTGATCCTCGCGGCCGCGCGGGCGCAGGCGCCGAAGGTGCGGCTGACGCTGCTGCCGAGTGGCACCTTGAATCTTGCCGACCGGCTCGACCGCGGAGAGCTCGATCTCGCGATCTCCTCACGCGCGCTTGAGAGCGAGCGCTTTGCCTCGCAGCGCTTGATCGAGGACCGCTTCGTCGCGGTGCTGAGGGCCGGGCATCCGGCCTTGAGGAAGAAGCTGACCGCCGAGCTGCTGGCCGGCCTGCCGCATCTTGCGATCACCTCCAGCGGCGAGAATCTGGACTTCGTCGACGCCTGGCTGCAGGCCCGCAATGCCGAGCGGACCATTGCCGCCGATGTCCCCTATCTGTCCGCCGGCGCGGTCCTGGTGCAATCCAACATGGTTGCGATCCTGGGGCGAAAGCTCGCGCTCGAATTCCGCCGCGCCTATCCGATCGAGATGCGCGAATTGCCGTTCGACGCAGCGAAGCTGCAGAGCGTCATGAGCTGGCACCGCCGCTTCGACGATATGCCGGCGCACCGCTGGCTGAGAGACACCATCGTTGCTGCCACGGCCGGCATTTGA
- a CDS encoding superoxide dismutase, translated as MSYQAKPMSFDPKSISGISEKILISHYENNYVGAVKRLNAIGTQLAELDFAKAPNFVINGLKREELIAANSMILHEVYFDGLGGAGKPGGTLAEAITRDFGSMERWRAEFAAMGKAEGGGSGWVILAYSPRDKRLVNQWAADHTTTLAGGRPVLVLDMYEHAYHMDFGAAAARYVDVYMEAIRWDNAARLYEQYAKET; from the coding sequence ATGTCCTATCAGGCAAAACCGATGTCGTTCGATCCAAAATCGATCAGCGGCATCTCCGAGAAGATCCTCATCAGCCACTACGAGAACAATTACGTCGGCGCGGTGAAGCGGCTCAACGCCATCGGCACACAGCTAGCCGAACTCGACTTCGCCAAGGCACCGAACTTCGTGATCAACGGCTTGAAGCGCGAGGAGTTGATCGCAGCGAACTCGATGATCCTGCATGAAGTCTATTTCGATGGGCTCGGCGGCGCGGGCAAACCGGGCGGTACGCTCGCCGAGGCGATCACGCGCGACTTCGGCAGCATGGAGCGCTGGCGGGCGGAATTCGCGGCGATGGGCAAGGCGGAAGGTGGCGGTTCCGGTTGGGTGATCCTCGCCTACTCGCCCCGCGACAAGCGGCTGGTCAACCAATGGGCCGCGGATCACACGACGACGCTCGCCGGCGGCCGCCCGGTCCTGGTGCTCGATATGTATGAGCACGCCTATCACATGGACTTCGGCGCTGCAGCGGCGCGCTATGTCGACGTCTACATGGAGGCCATTCGCTGGGACAATGCAGCCCGGCTTTACGAGCAATACGCGAAGGAGACGTGA
- a CDS encoding efflux RND transporter permease subunit — protein sequence MNISEGFIRRPVATAFLAIAITLVGMVAFVRLPVSALPTVDTPTIQVTAQLPGADPQTMASSVATPLERQFGQIAGLTGMSSSSGLGNTQITLQFALNRSVDSAAQDVQTAINAAAGQLPKTMPSPPTFHKVNPADVPVLLIALTSDTEPLTKVDDYADSILAQKLSQVPGVALVTIGGMQKPSIRVQVNPAKLAAAGLDLEQLRTTLGNITVNQPKGVLYGNQQAYTLATNDQVLVASKYDDLIIAYRNGAPVRLRDVGQAIVAAEDVTLHGWYNDKPAVILAIQRQPGANVISTVDGIKKLLPQLVSGLPSDIKVQIASDRTQTIRASVADVQFTLLLTIALVVGVIFLFLRNLWATIIPAVSVPISLIGTFGVMYLLNYSLDNLSLMGLSIAVGFVVDDAIVMIENISRHIEEGLSPMQATLKGAGEIAFTIISISVSLVAVFIPLLMMGGVIGRMFQEFAVTVCVAILVSVVVSVTLTPMMCAYLLSPNQGAGAGRVSRALERGFVAIETGYERLLAVALRFKATTLSIMLASIVVTGLLFVAIPKGFFPQQDTGMITGITEASADVSPAQMATLQRSAIDIIAKNPAVANATGYIGPGGPTVTENNGRLFVLLKPKAERSASADQVIRQLDTALQKIKGMSVFLQATQDINLASRLSKTQYQYTLTDVNQDELNLWAGKLYQKLKTLPELADVATDQANAARQLKLEIDRDAAARLGIDPAAVDNTLYDSFGQRHVAQLFTALNTYYVILEVDPSFQLGPYALNRIYIRSSAGSMVPLSQIASIDYGTAPLAVNHQSQFPSVTLSFNLAPGAAVGTAVAAIQKATADMHMPATVATSFQGNAQAFQAALASTPMLIVAAIVAVYLILGMLYESTIHPVTILSTLPSAGLGALLALWAFGFGLDVIGLIGIILLIGIVKKNGIMLIDFALEAERHQHLSAERSVYLACKARFRPILMTTMCAMLGGVPLMIGTGTGSELRQPLGFAIVGGLIVSQLMTLFTTPVVYIYLDDIRRWLGGLRKGTEQAASRQSEAVPPLA from the coding sequence ATGAATATCTCCGAAGGTTTTATTCGCAGGCCGGTCGCAACCGCCTTCCTCGCCATCGCGATCACGCTGGTCGGCATGGTCGCCTTTGTGCGGCTGCCGGTCTCGGCGCTGCCGACGGTGGACACCCCGACCATCCAGGTGACGGCGCAGCTGCCCGGCGCCGACCCGCAGACCATGGCCTCCTCGGTCGCGACGCCGCTGGAGCGGCAGTTCGGACAGATCGCGGGCCTGACCGGCATGAGCTCGAGCAGCGGGCTCGGCAACACTCAGATCACGCTGCAATTCGCCCTGAACCGCAGCGTCGATTCGGCCGCGCAGGACGTGCAGACCGCGATCAATGCCGCAGCCGGGCAACTGCCCAAGACCATGCCGTCGCCACCGACCTTCCACAAGGTCAACCCAGCCGACGTGCCGGTGCTGCTGATCGCGCTGACGTCGGACACCGAGCCGCTGACCAAGGTCGACGATTACGCCGACAGCATCCTGGCCCAGAAACTGTCGCAGGTGCCCGGCGTCGCGCTGGTGACGATCGGCGGCATGCAGAAGCCGTCGATCCGGGTGCAGGTCAATCCGGCCAAGCTCGCCGCCGCGGGCCTCGACCTCGAGCAATTGCGCACCACGCTCGGCAACATCACCGTGAACCAGCCCAAGGGCGTGCTCTACGGCAATCAGCAGGCCTACACGCTTGCCACCAACGACCAGGTGCTGGTCGCGAGCAAGTATGACGATCTGATCATCGCCTATCGCAACGGCGCGCCGGTGCGCCTGCGCGACGTCGGCCAGGCCATCGTCGCCGCGGAAGACGTCACGCTGCACGGCTGGTACAACGACAAGCCCGCCGTCATCCTCGCGATCCAGCGCCAGCCCGGCGCCAACGTGATCAGCACGGTGGACGGCATCAAGAAGCTGCTGCCGCAGCTGGTCTCGGGCCTGCCGTCCGACATCAAGGTCCAGATCGCGTCCGACCGCACGCAGACCATCCGCGCCAGCGTCGCCGACGTGCAGTTCACCCTGCTGTTGACCATCGCGCTGGTGGTCGGCGTGATCTTCCTGTTCCTGCGCAATCTGTGGGCGACCATCATCCCCGCCGTCTCGGTCCCGATCTCGCTGATCGGCACGTTCGGCGTGATGTACCTGCTCAATTACAGCCTCGACAATCTCTCGCTGATGGGCCTGTCGATCGCGGTCGGCTTCGTCGTCGACGACGCCATCGTGATGATCGAGAACATCTCCCGGCACATCGAGGAGGGCCTCTCCCCGATGCAGGCGACGCTGAAGGGGGCGGGCGAGATCGCCTTCACCATCATCTCGATCTCGGTCTCGCTGGTTGCGGTGTTCATTCCGCTCCTGATGATGGGCGGCGTGATCGGCCGCATGTTCCAGGAATTCGCGGTGACGGTGTGCGTCGCCATCCTGGTGTCGGTCGTCGTCTCGGTGACGTTGACGCCGATGATGTGCGCCTATCTGCTGTCGCCGAACCAAGGCGCCGGCGCCGGCCGGGTGTCGCGTGCGCTCGAGCGCGGCTTTGTCGCGATCGAGACCGGCTATGAGCGGCTGCTCGCCGTGGCGCTGCGCTTCAAGGCCACGACGCTGTCGATCATGCTGGCCAGCATCGTGGTGACCGGCCTGCTCTTTGTCGCGATCCCCAAGGGCTTCTTTCCCCAACAGGACACCGGCATGATCACCGGCATCACCGAGGCATCGGCTGACGTCTCGCCGGCGCAGATGGCAACCTTGCAGCGCAGCGCCATCGACATCATCGCGAAGAACCCTGCGGTGGCCAATGCGACCGGCTATATCGGCCCGGGTGGCCCGACTGTCACCGAGAACAATGGCCGCCTGTTCGTGCTGCTGAAGCCAAAAGCGGAGCGCTCTGCTTCCGCGGATCAGGTGATCAGGCAGCTCGACACCGCGCTGCAGAAGATCAAGGGAATGTCGGTGTTCCTGCAGGCGACGCAGGACATCAATCTCGCCAGCCGCCTGTCCAAGACGCAGTATCAGTACACGCTCACCGACGTGAACCAGGACGAGCTCAATCTGTGGGCCGGCAAACTGTATCAGAAGCTGAAGACGCTGCCGGAGCTCGCCGACGTCGCCACCGACCAGGCCAACGCCGCGCGCCAGCTCAAGCTCGAGATCGACCGCGACGCGGCCGCCCGCCTCGGCATCGATCCGGCAGCGGTCGACAACACGCTCTATGATTCATTTGGCCAACGCCATGTCGCGCAGCTGTTCACGGCGCTCAACACCTATTACGTGATCCTCGAGGTCGATCCGTCGTTCCAGCTCGGCCCCTATGCGCTCAACCGCATCTATATCCGTTCGTCCGCCGGATCGATGGTGCCGCTGAGCCAGATCGCCAGCATCGATTACGGCACCGCGCCGCTCGCCGTGAACCATCAGAGCCAGTTCCCGTCGGTGACACTGAGCTTCAATCTCGCGCCGGGCGCGGCGGTCGGAACGGCGGTCGCCGCCATCCAGAAGGCGACCGCCGATATGCACATGCCCGCGACCGTTGCCACCAGCTTCCAGGGCAATGCGCAGGCGTTCCAGGCGGCGCTCGCCAGCACGCCGATGCTGATCGTTGCGGCGATCGTCGCGGTCTATCTGATCCTCGGGATGCTCTATGAAAGCACGATCCATCCGGTCACGATCCTCTCCACCCTGCCCTCCGCCGGCCTCGGCGCGCTGCTTGCGCTATGGGCCTTCGGCTTCGGCCTCGACGTGATCGGGCTGATCGGCATCATCCTGCTGATCGGCATCGTGAAGAAGAACGGCATCATGCTGATCGACTTCGCGCTGGAGGCCGAACGCCACCAGCACCTCTCCGCCGAGCGATCGGTCTATCTGGCCTGCAAGGCCCGCTTCCGCCCGATCCTGATGACGACGATGTGCGCGATGCTCGGCGGCGTGCCGCTGATGATCGGCACCGGAACCGGTTCGGAGCTGCGCCAGCCTCTGGGATTTGCGATCGTCGGCGGGTTGATCGTCTCGCAGCTGATGACGCTGTTCACGACGCCGGTCGTCTACATCTATCTCGACGACATCAGGCGATGGCTGGGCGGCCTGCGCAAAGGCACCGAGCAAGCCGCCTCTCGCCAATCCGAGGCTGTCCCGCCGCTAGCATGA
- a CDS encoding copper-binding protein, with translation MTKSTLALCVVILWPAMALAAPTEVSENQQAVVALAEAAAIHPPSTQTLRGVVDSIDERNDTIRIRLSPDRTEPFKVQDGLLFNAVRFGDPVAFSVQDISGFRTIVGLSKE, from the coding sequence ATGACCAAATCAACTTTGGCGCTGTGCGTTGTCATACTTTGGCCTGCGATGGCTCTCGCGGCACCAACCGAGGTCAGCGAAAACCAGCAAGCCGTCGTCGCGTTGGCCGAGGCGGCTGCCATCCATCCGCCGTCGACCCAGACCTTGCGCGGCGTCGTCGACAGCATCGACGAACGCAACGATACGATCAGGATACGTCTGTCACCGGATCGGACAGAACCGTTCAAGGTTCAGGATGGCCTGCTGTTCAACGCGGTCCGCTTCGGCGATCCCGTCGCGTTCTCGGTGCAGGATATCTCGGGATTCCGGACCATCGTCGGGCTTTCGAAGGAATAG
- a CDS encoding outer membrane protein, with protein sequence MLSHSFLPWQRFGRSLFGVTCLWQGQRGMEVRRFAIVGASLLFITGFASAASAADLPERSWTKAPPLVAPAFNWSGFYAGVNLGGGWYDGGNITTSSNVVSIVGPNNIVRVPVSDRSQAGITAGGLLGYNYQIDRVVLGVEADFNYVDLNSSRSGSTTVTFIDGSTGSYNFQNTSKIDWFGTVRGRIGFVPTERLLIYATGGLAYGEVKTNIVNSEAFSTGLSRLWLGSNSDVRVGWTAGAGLEYAFTGNWTLRGEYLYVDLGGSGTTATFQGTDPVESQIRYNASRENRFSIARAALSYKF encoded by the coding sequence ATGCTGTCGCACTCCTTCCTTCCATGGCAGAGATTTGGTCGCTCGCTTTTTGGGGTGACTTGCTTGTGGCAAGGGCAAAGGGGAATGGAAGTGCGTCGTTTTGCAATCGTTGGGGCTAGCCTGCTTTTCATCACGGGATTTGCCAGCGCGGCGTCAGCCGCTGACCTGCCGGAGCGTAGCTGGACCAAGGCTCCGCCATTGGTGGCTCCCGCGTTCAACTGGTCCGGATTCTACGCCGGCGTGAATCTGGGCGGCGGCTGGTATGATGGCGGGAATATCACCACCAGCAGCAATGTCGTTTCGATCGTCGGCCCCAACAACATCGTTCGTGTCCCCGTTTCGGACCGTAGCCAGGCGGGCATCACCGCTGGTGGACTGCTCGGATACAATTATCAGATCGACAGGGTCGTCCTCGGTGTGGAAGCCGACTTCAACTATGTCGACCTGAACTCTTCCCGGAGTGGAAGCACCACCGTCACTTTCATTGACGGCTCGACAGGAAGCTACAATTTTCAAAACACCAGCAAGATCGACTGGTTCGGCACCGTGCGGGGGCGCATCGGCTTTGTGCCGACCGAGCGCCTGCTGATCTATGCGACAGGCGGTCTGGCCTATGGCGAGGTGAAGACCAATATCGTCAATTCGGAAGCCTTTTCCACGGGCCTCTCGCGGCTCTGGCTTGGCAGCAACTCCGACGTCCGCGTCGGTTGGACCGCCGGCGCCGGCCTCGAATATGCCTTTACCGGCAACTGGACGCTGCGCGGCGAATACCTCTATGTCGATCTCGGCGGAAGCGGTACGACCGCGACATTCCAGGGCACGGATCCGGTGGAGAGCCAGATCCGTTACAATGCCAGCCGCGAGAACAGGTTCAGCATTGCTCGCGCTGCGTTGAGCTACAAGTTCTGA
- a CDS encoding TetR/AcrR family transcriptional regulator produces MTTSTLKKPRAPKARPVEVRAGRPPKELAGEVDGRILDAAREVFLQRGFEGASIDEIAEAARSGKRTIYARFRDKRALFTEVVTRDILSRIAEFKADAPVGATVEERLTSVASTLLHWGLDADRIGLMRLAIAEAHRFPDLAATVNRRARALATELGVHLLRDLTQSDELGKLPAFAPEHLPTTARLFLDIIAVPMLLRALFEVDLKVLDPEIDEHVARGVAFFVAACRNGF; encoded by the coding sequence ATGACCACCAGTACCTTGAAGAAGCCGCGGGCTCCCAAGGCGAGGCCGGTCGAGGTGCGTGCCGGCCGGCCGCCGAAGGAGCTGGCCGGCGAGGTCGATGGGCGCATCCTGGATGCGGCGCGCGAGGTTTTTCTGCAGCGCGGGTTCGAGGGCGCGAGCATCGACGAGATCGCCGAGGCCGCGCGCTCCGGCAAGCGCACGATCTATGCGCGCTTCCGCGACAAACGGGCGCTGTTCACCGAGGTGGTGACGCGGGACATCCTGTCACGCATCGCCGAGTTCAAGGCGGATGCGCCGGTCGGCGCGACGGTCGAGGAGCGTCTCACCAGCGTCGCCTCGACCCTGCTGCATTGGGGCCTTGACGCCGACCGGATCGGACTGATGCGGCTCGCCATCGCGGAGGCGCATCGCTTTCCGGATCTTGCCGCCACCGTCAATCGCAGGGCGCGCGCGCTCGCCACCGAGCTCGGCGTTCACCTGCTGCGCGACCTGACGCAATCCGATGAACTCGGCAAGTTGCCCGCCTTCGCCCCGGAGCATCTGCCGACAACGGCGCGCCTGTTTCTCGACATCATCGCGGTGCCGATGCTGCTGCGGGCGCTGTTCGAGGTGGACCTGAAAGTGCTCGACCCCGAGATCGACGAGCACGTGGCGCGCGGTGTCGCGTTTTTCGTTGCCGCGTGCAGGAATGGTTTCTGA